In Gossypium arboreum isolate Shixiya-1 chromosome 3, ASM2569848v2, whole genome shotgun sequence, the sequence TTCAATAAGAGTATGcacatgggttgggttttgagAAAGTTCATATCACTTTTCAGTCGATTTGATTGATGTTAGAAGTGTTGAAAATCAGTTTGTTCTTacctccattttttttttttttacaataaaCTAAACCAgttcaaatcattttaaaataattatcatACAGTAATTGGGCTGTATATATATTACCTTGCCTAATGATTTTGAGGATGTCATTCGTGTAAATCCATTTCTTACCTTATTACTCTTCTTGACCTTGTATATATGTTTAATCTAGATCATCCAATTAAgttataagaaaaattttaaagctTGTAGCACCGCAGAGTGACGCTGTTCAGTTAGtaaataatgtaaaatatatattgatttagtatttattttatttgatattatattattgaaataaaagaaaaatctcGAGAGAGAGCGGACAACATTTCCTtacccaaatataaataattatttgctTTAGCAATGATCAATTTTTAATCACAAATAACCATCAGCATCTACCCAAGTCTCTCACCGACACAGAACAAGGGAAACAGAGATATCGCGTAATGAAACAGAACCAATCATTTGAattcactttaatctattttattattcatatacATAACCTGGTCCAATCCTTATTGTTCTTTTTCAAGACCAAAAATCAAAAAGCATGGATATGAatattcattatttattattaaattttaatttaaaataacacAATGATTGGAgagtaaaatgtaaaattgtctAAAACATATCAAAGAAACAGAACTGGTTCAACCATTATCACCCTACAATGAAAAATGGGTCAAAAGTGGAACAATATATTACACAaattacatacatatatatatagttcaAATTTACTACGACAAGAGAAGCTATTGTATCAatggacttcatttttttttcttattgtcCTTTTCTTGTATCTGTATAAACCCCTCGAAGAAGAACTAGCAATGGAGGCCTCATGAATTGCAGTCAAAATTTGGTATATGTAAATGGGGAACACGATGCAGGCGAGGGAAAAGGGAGCTAATCAAGTGCTGCTTTGTTTTTACGAGCAGATATTGGCTTTGGCAATCCATCAAAAATGGGTTTTGTAATGCTTACCGTTGAGAGTGCTTGTAGATCAGGCTTCAAATTCCATTTGGATGTTGGCCATAAGGATGATAGACTACTATTTTCCTGGTCTTGTAAGCTCGACGTGCTCGATGACTTCCTCACTGCAGTAAATCCGTCGACCACGTAACCATCTCCAAGACCTGTTGCTGTGGTGTTGAACCCAAATACTTCGGCATCAGCTCCTGGATTAGTGCGAGTTGCTGCCTTGGATCTCTGAGCCAAGCCTTTTGCCGTTATTGTTGAAAATCCTCCATTACTGGTGTTATCCTCTTTCAATATCTTTTCAGGAGCACGGGGATTGAAGTCAGCCTCGGATTTCTGCCGTCTTCTTATCAGTTTGTCATTTGATTTATCAGGGTCATCCTTGATTTCTGCAGCAGATATGATATCTGCTGCAATTTCACCATTCTCGTCATAAAATCCGTTAGTCACGCTTCTACATTTCCGATGAAGCTTCAAAGGTGGATCAGAAGCAGAGGAGAGTTTAAGTGATGGACCATCCTCCAGATAATTACCTTCTCCTTTCCTGTATACAGCCATCTCAAAACCTTCAGATGCCACACTTTTTTCTGATGGTTTAAGGCCATAATAACCTTGTAATGAGCTCATTGCTGGAGAGACCCTTCGAGGAGGAGTCTTCAGTCTCAATGACTGGAATGAGCCACGCAAATCAGAAGGCAAATTTGGACCTGGGGACTGGTTGGCACTGCTTTGTCTGCAAAGAGTTGTCTGTCATAGTGAGCTTAATTGAGAAGAACAGATCAGAATTAAGAACCAAAGAGATCAGAGATGCATCTTGCAGGATTTCAAAGGTGATAGAAATTAGAAAGAACTTTAACAACTCATTGAAATATCGATTATCAATTTCTTAAGAACAACCGCCTTCTTGCATAACATTTCTTGTATGGCCTAAAGTGTTAAATCTAAAGGGTCATTACTATCTCAGAATCTTGTCCCCAGAAAAAAATCATATCAAGCAAAGCAGCAACAAATGAAGATTCCTAGCATGCATTCAGCAAATCAACTGAAGAACTGCAGTTCGATTAATTTACACACAGGAAGCCAGCTTCCACTACAGGCCAGTAAACAGCTGTAGGATAACTGTTGTCACAATCTCCTCCAACCACTTTGTAGCTCATGGCTATCTATGTTATGATTAGCATCATGTCAAAAATAATACCGTTTG encodes:
- the LOC108474378 gene encoding uncharacterized protein LOC108474378 — encoded protein: MQMERERRNSIANGDYSCYTNDKYSRFSNDYSVSENEKNQSLPSSSLPSAGFIEHPVSRFDTLAGVAIKYGVEVADIKKMNGLVTDLQMFALKTLQIPLPGRHPPSPCLSNGSETPGQSSANQSPGPNLPSDLRGSFQSLRLKTPPRRVSPAMSSLQGYYGLKPSEKSVASEGFEMAVYRKGEGNYLEDGPSLKLSSASDPPLKLHRKCRSVTNGFYDENGEIAADIISAAEIKDDPDKSNDKLIRRRQKSEADFNPRAPEKILKEDNTSNGGFSTITAKGLAQRSKAATRTNPGADAEVFGFNTTATGLGDGYVVDGFTAVRKSSSTSSLQDQENSSLSSLWPTSKWNLKPDLQALSTVSITKPIFDGLPKPISARKNKAALD